Proteins encoded together in one Microplitis mediator isolate UGA2020A chromosome 7, iyMicMedi2.1, whole genome shotgun sequence window:
- the LOC130671937 gene encoding uncharacterized protein LOC130671937, whose translation MIARIYKKTTNEVTVGDKITEEFESDQGVRQGCALSAFLFDIMMDDLEMEMIKRKVSGTVIEKTKIFCLKYADDAAVVAEDEKSLKQMIELTIKWATENEMEINAKKTKIMVLRKGGKPKETSLKLGENELEVVKSFTCLGFYFTTGNSMAKQLEELAGKTVKATNSTWGLIRKEKKNRLKNRAYLMNSLVMSVPMYGVEVWGWFEVMRIERAYSKMVKMTIGVERNTPRYVWRSEMRIKSCRYESRARAITYLQDIVRMGEDRWPGICLREEMRGILNKNSTVWRRKVQEVLREIGWEEVVRLIYENKEPEEINKRLEEGLMRMAKNKKEADNKAIRASSYNAMYRDIVLDEEEEYYWMKEKRGSSYTEVWSRVRCGNLGRALKKGKNE comes from the coding sequence ATGATTGCGAGGATATACAAAAAAACGACCAATGAGGTAACAGTTGGAGACAAGATAACCGAGGAATTTGAGTCAGATCAAGGTGTGAGGCAGGGATGTGCCCTTAGTGCATTTCTATTCGATATTATGATGGACGACCTGGAAATGGAgatgataaaaagaaaagtgaGTGGAACTGTAATCGAAAAAACGAAAATCTTCTGCTTGAAATATGCTGATGACGCGGCGGTGGTTGCGGAGGATGAGAAAAGCCTAAAACAAATGATAGAACTGACCATAAAATGGGCAACGGAAAATGAAATGGAAATAAACGCAAAAAAGACGAAGATTATGGTATTGAGAAAGGGAGGGAAGCCAAAAGAAACATCATTGAAGCTAGGAGAGAATGAACTGGAGGTGGTGAAAAGTTTCACGTGTCTGGGTTTTTATTTCACGACTGGTAACAGTATGGCGAAGCAGTTGGAGGAGCTGGCTGGTAAAACCGTGAAAGCCACAAACTCAACCTGGGGACTAATTaggaaagagaaaaaaaacagGTTAAAAAACAGAGCGTACCTTATGAACTCACTAGTCATGTCAGTACCAATGTATGGGGTTGAGGTGTGGGGGTGGTTTGAGGTCATGAGGATAGAAAGAGCATACTCAAAGATGGTAAAAATGACGATTGGTGTGGAAAGAAATACACCGAGGTATGTTTGGAGAAGTGAGATGCGAATAAAAAGCTGCAGATACGAAAGCAGGGCGAGAGCAATAACATACCTACAAGATATCGTAAGAATGGGAGAGGATAGGTGGCCTGGGATCTGCCTAAGAGAAGAGATGCGCGGGATCTTGAACAAAAACAGTACAGTGTGGAGAAGAAAGGTACAAGAAGTGTTAAGAGAAATAGGATGGGAAGAGGTGGTACGACTGATATATGAAAACAAAGAGCCAGAGGAAATTAATAAGAGACTGGAGGAGGGGCTAATGAGGATggccaaaaacaaaaaagaagcTGACAACAAAGCGATCAGAGCATCAAGTTATAACGCAATGTACAGAGACATAGTATTAGACGAAGAAGAAGAATACTACTGGATGAAAGAAAAGAGAGGCAGCAGTTATACGGAAGTCTGGTCACGGGTAAGGTGTGGCAACTTAGGTAGAGCACTAAAAAAAGGGAAAAATGAATGA